The Bradyrhizobium oligotrophicum S58 genome contains the following window.
CTTGTCCGACAGCGTGTGCTCCACCTGCGCCTGCGTCAGCTGATCCATCTCCCACGCCGTCTTGCGGATCAGGAGCCGGAGCATCTCGGCTTGCGTGGCCAGCTCCACCAGCGGCCACTGGATGGCCTGGTTCTCGGCCAGCGCCTTGCCGAACGGCTTGCGCTCGCGCGCATACTTCACACTCTCGTTGATGCAGAACACGGCCGCACCGAGCGAGCTTGCCGCCTGCCGGATGCGGTTCTCGTGCACGAAGCATTGCGCCAGCGACAGCCCGCGCCCGACCTCGCCGAACAGCGCATCCTCCGGTACGAACACGTCGGTGAAGCTGACGCGCGGATGGTCTGTCGGCATGTTGAAGGTCCAGAGATATTCCTCGACTTTGACGCCGTCGGTCTTCGCCGGCACCAGGAAGCAGGTGATGCCGCGCGCGTCGCCGTCATTGCCGGACGTGCGCGCGAACAGCGCGCAGTGGGTGGCGACATGCATGCCGGTGGTCCACATCTTCTCGCCATTGATCAGCCAGCCCTTGACGTTGTCGCGGGTCGCGGGCTCGGCCCTGGTTTCCATATGCGTCGCGTCCGAGCCGTGATGCGGCTCGGTCAGGCCGAAGGTGATGCGGTACTTGCCGGTGATCGAGCCGTCGATCATCGCCTTCTGGTCGTCGCGGCCGTAGCGGTCGAGCATGGTCACGATCGGCAGATTGCCGACGATCGAGTGCTCGTTCTGCAGGTCGTTGTGCAGGCCGAGGCCCTTCGACGCAAAATGCTCGCGGATCACGGCCATCCACAGATTGGAGCCGTCCTTGCCGCCATAGCGCTTGGGAATGGCGAAACGCAGATGGCCGGCGGCGTCGGCGCGGTCCTTGGCCTTGCGCAGCAGAACTTCCCAGTCATGCCGCGGCAGCCCGCCATTCTCGAAATCGGTCCGTGCCCATTCGCGGCGATGATCGAAGAAGCGGATGTTGTCGTCGGCCTCCTCCAGCGGCTCGATCTCGGCTTCGATGAAGCGGTCCAATTCGTCGAGATAGGCGACGAGCTCCCTCGGCAAGGAAAAGTCCATGGCGTGTCTCCCTGTGCGTTTCGTTGTTGTTCTTTGTTTTGGCCGGCGCTGTTTCCGCCTGCGCCCACCGCGTGCTTGTGACGCGCAGCGCAGTTGCGTATTTGGATGGGCGCAAGGTCCGTGCAGGCGCTAAGCTCACACAGGCCCGCCAATCATCAGCAATCAGAAGGAACGGCCGATGGAGCTGAAATTCTCGAGAGTGGCGCGCAAGGGCCCGGTGACGATCGTCACGCTGGCGCGTCCCGAAGTCTACAACGCGCTGCACACCGACGCGCATTACGAACTCGAGGCGGTGTTCGACGGCTTCGCCGCCGATCCCGAACAATGGGTCGCGATCGTCACCGGCGAGGGCGACAAGGCGTTCTGCGCCGGCAACGATCTGAAATGGCAGGCGGCCGGCGGCAAGCGCGGCTGGGGCAGAAGCGGTTTCGCCGGCCTCACCTCGCGCTTCGACTGCGACAAGCCGATCATCGCAGCCGTCAACGGCGTCGCCATGGGCGGCGGCTTCGAGATCGCGCTGGCCTGCGATCTGATCATCGCCTCGGAGAATGCGACCTTCGCTTTGCCCGAGCCGCGCGTCGGCCTCGCCGCACTCGCCGGCGGGCTGCAGCGTCTGCCGCGCCAGATCGGCATGAAGCGGGCGATGGGCATGATCCTGACCGGACGCCATGTCGGCGCGCGCGAGGGTCATGAGCTCGGCTTCGTCAACGAGGTGGTGCCGCAGGGCGAGGCGCTGGCGGCGGCGGAGCGCTGGGCCGAGACCATCGCCAGGAACTCGCCGATGTCGATCCGCGCTTCCAAGCAGGCGATCGAGAAGGGTCTTGCGGTGTCGCTGGAGCAGGCCATCACCGAGCAGCGCGACTATCCGGCAGTGCAGGCGATGATCCATTCGCAGGATTACATCGAGGGGCCGAAGGCGTTCTCCGAGAAGCGGCCGCCGAATTGGCTGGGGCGTTGAGCGCCAGGCAAGTTCGTCATTCCGGGATGCGCCGCCAGGCGCAGGCCCGGAATCCATAGCCACGATCGGGAGTATGGATTCCGGGCTCGCGACTGCGTCGCGCCCCGGAATGACGGCTGAGGTCGTAAATACGCCTGCCCCGCTCTCTCCGCCGTCATTGCGAGCGGAGCGACGTGTCCGCCGAAGCTCGTAGCGCGTAGGCGGAAGCAATCCAGACTTCCACCGCGGGGACAGTCTGGATTGTTTCGTCGCTGACGCTCCTCGCAATGACGGCGGAGTGCTAGGCGTCATCCCGGCCCCTCCCCGCCTCGCGCTTGTAGGACGCGTAGTTCGGCTGATCGACTGCGAGCTTGTCGAGGGTGGTCTGCCAGAGGTGCTCCCTGACGCCCGGCGTCGCGAGATCGACGGTGCCGCTCGCGATCTGCTCGGCAAGGGCTCGGTTGAGATCGAGCAATGTGCCGTGCTTTCCCAGCAACTCCTTCAGCCGCGCAAGCTCCACAGCCTCCGCCGCCGAGGCCTGCATCAGCTGCCGTACGACGAGGTCGAGCGCGTTGATGCCGACCCGCAGCTTGAAGGCCTGATGGCCCGAGATCAACGGCGCGATGTCGTTGCGCAGGAAGTCGGCGACCGCCTGCACCAGCTCAGTCGGTGTCGGTTCATCCTGCATCAGCCTTCTCCTCGCGGCGCAAGCAGCCGCAGCAGATCGATCTCGGTCTCCGACGCGCGGCGGCCGATCATCGCGCGCTCCATCGAATGATCAGGACCAATACGAAAACGCTGCATCATGCCGCAGCACATCACGCCCCAGCGCAAGGTGCCCATGACTTCCCAGAATTTCACCCTGACAGCATCGACCTTGCGTCCCGCAGCTTCGTAGCCGCCGAACAGCTCTTCGCGCGAGCCGAAGCCGCCGACAGGCTTGTCGATCTCGCCGAAGCGCCAGGAGTTGACGCAGATCCAGCCGAGATCCTCCATGGGATCGCCGAGATGGGCGAGCTCCCAGTCGAGCACGGCGCGCACGCCGTCGGGACCGATGATCAGATTGCCGTTGCGGAAATCGCCATGTACCAGCGTCACCTCGGCCGAAGGTCCCGGATCGTTCTGAGACAGCCAGCGCAGCGCCAAATCGAATACCGGCCGCGGCCAATCGAAGCTGCGATACTCGCGCGCGATCTCAGCGATCTCCGTCGTCGCGTTCATCTCGCGCAAGTCCGGCAGCGCATCCCGCGCGATGCCGTGAATGCGCGCCGCGATGCCGCCGAGTTGCCGCGCGAGGCGCGGACGCGCTTCCGCATAGTCGACATCGCGCAAGATCTTGCGGGCGATGGTCTCGCCCTCGACGCGGCGCATGATGAAGCCGGTGCCGAGATCGTCCGCAGGCCGCAGCACGCAAAGCACCTCGGGCGACGGCACGCCGGCCGCATAGGCGAGCCGCATCAAGACCGCCTCGTTGTCGAGGCCGGCGGCGCGTCCGGGCGCGGCCCCGTACCCCCTGGGCGAGCGGCGCAGGATCGCGCCGATATCGCCCTCGGGGTGGACAATGTCGAAGCGCCACGTCTCCTGGCTGGCGCCGCCGGAGAGTTTTGCGGCACCGCTCACGCCGGTCGCTCCCGGCATGAAAGCGGCGACGCAGCGGGACAGTTCGGCCTCGATCATTGGCCCTTGAACTTGGCCGGCCGCTTCTCGAGGAACGCGGTGACACCTTCCTTGAAATCGGCAGCGCTGCCGGCGATGCGCTGTGACTGGAATTCCTCGTTCAACTGCTCCTCGAACGAATTCTCCGGACTGTCCCAATACAGCTTGCGGATCTGCGCCAGCGCCACCGTCGGACCATTGGCGAGATCGTGCGCGAGCTTCATCGTCTCCTCTTTCAGAGCCGCATCGTCATAGACGCGATTGACGAGCCCCCATTGCAGCGCCGTCTCGGCCGGCAGCTTCTCGCCGAGCAGCGACAGCTCGATCGCGCGCGCCTTGCCGACGAGGCGCGGCAGCAGCCAGGTCGAGCCGCAATCCGGCACCAGGCCGATGCGGCGGAAGGCCTGCAGGAAGTATGCGGATTTGGCGCACAGGATCATGTCGCCCATCAGCGCGAAGCTCATGCCGGCGCCGGCGGCGGGGCCATTCACCGATGTCACGATCGGGCAATGCAGATTGCGCAGACGGCGCAGGAACGGATGAAAGGCGGTCTCGAGCGCGGCGCCGGCATTGCTGCGGCCCGGCTTGGCCTGCGCATTGCGACCCTGCAGATTGGCGCCGGTGCAGAACGCACGCCCGGCACCGGTCACGACCAGGCAGCGCA
Protein-coding sequences here:
- a CDS encoding DUF6285 domain-containing protein, with product MQDEPTPTELVQAVADFLRNDIAPLISGHQAFKLRVGINALDLVVRQLMQASAAEAVELARLKELLGKHGTLLDLNRALAEQIASGTVDLATPGVREHLWQTTLDKLAVDQPNYASYKREAGRGRDDA
- a CDS encoding enoyl-CoA hydratase-related protein — translated: MELKFSRVARKGPVTIVTLARPEVYNALHTDAHYELEAVFDGFAADPEQWVAIVTGEGDKAFCAGNDLKWQAAGGKRGWGRSGFAGLTSRFDCDKPIIAAVNGVAMGGGFEIALACDLIIASENATFALPEPRVGLAALAGGLQRLPRQIGMKRAMGMILTGRHVGAREGHELGFVNEVVPQGEALAAAERWAETIARNSPMSIRASKQAIEKGLAVSLEQAITEQRDYPAVQAMIHSQDYIEGPKAFSEKRPPNWLGR
- a CDS encoding enoyl-CoA hydratase/isomerase is translated as MQFKHVTLDFDGPVAILTLDHQEVMNAVSIDMLGGLAEALDEIEERKAEVRCLVVTGAGRAFCTGANLQGRNAQAKPGRSNAGAALETAFHPFLRRLRNLHCPIVTSVNGPAAGAGMSFALMGDMILCAKSAYFLQAFRRIGLVPDCGSTWLLPRLVGKARAIELSLLGEKLPAETALQWGLVNRVYDDAALKEETMKLAHDLANGPTVALAQIRKLYWDSPENSFEEQLNEEFQSQRIAGSAADFKEGVTAFLEKRPAKFKGQ
- a CDS encoding phosphotransferase family protein, whose protein sequence is MIEAELSRCVAAFMPGATGVSGAAKLSGGASQETWRFDIVHPEGDIGAILRRSPRGYGAAPGRAAGLDNEAVLMRLAYAAGVPSPEVLCVLRPADDLGTGFIMRRVEGETIARKILRDVDYAEARPRLARQLGGIAARIHGIARDALPDLREMNATTEIAEIAREYRSFDWPRPVFDLALRWLSQNDPGPSAEVTLVHGDFRNGNLIIGPDGVRAVLDWELAHLGDPMEDLGWICVNSWRFGEIDKPVGGFGSREELFGGYEAAGRKVDAVRVKFWEVMGTLRWGVMCCGMMQRFRIGPDHSMERAMIGRRASETEIDLLRLLAPRGEG
- a CDS encoding acyl-CoA dehydrogenase family protein is translated as MDFSLPRELVAYLDELDRFIEAEIEPLEEADDNIRFFDHRREWARTDFENGGLPRHDWEVLLRKAKDRADAAGHLRFAIPKRYGGKDGSNLWMAVIREHFASKGLGLHNDLQNEHSIVGNLPIVTMLDRYGRDDQKAMIDGSITGKYRITFGLTEPHHGSDATHMETRAEPATRDNVKGWLINGEKMWTTGMHVATHCALFARTSGNDGDARGITCFLVPAKTDGVKVEEYLWTFNMPTDHPRVSFTDVFVPEDALFGEVGRGLSLAQCFVHENRIRQAASSLGAAVFCINESVKYARERKPFGKALAENQAIQWPLVELATQAEMLRLLIRKTAWEMDQLTQAQVEHTLSDKVSMCNYWANRLCCEAADRAIQVHGGMGYSRHKPFEHIYRHHRRYRITEGSEEIQMRKVAGFLFGYMGANKR